A section of the Flavobacterium sp. CG_23.5 genome encodes:
- a CDS encoding helix-turn-helix domain-containing protein, translating to MSILRLKELLIEKGISGKDLAAKVEVTPASISNIVQGNSFPKPDLLIKIADVLNVDVRELLISTKEVETETIFAFREGSYIPIGELKKK from the coding sequence ATGAGCATTTTAAGACTAAAAGAATTATTAATTGAAAAAGGTATTTCCGGAAAAGATTTGGCTGCAAAAGTTGAAGTAACGCCTGCCAGCATTTCAAACATAGTCCAGGGGAATAGTTTTCCAAAACCAGACTTGTTAATTAAAATTGCAGACGTTTTGAATGTGGACGTTCGAGAGTTGTTGATCTCTACAAAAGAAGTTGAAACTGAAACTATTTTCGCTTTTCGTGAAGGTTCTTATATTCCAATTGGTGAACTGAAAAAAAAATAA